One genomic window of Corynebacterium sp. sy039 includes the following:
- a CDS encoding histidinol-phosphate transaminase, with protein sequence MEQEEYNATGSISVADLAIRDDLRGKQAYGAPQLNVRVRLNTNENPYPPSDALIEELAHRVARQAHELNRYPDRDCVELRQELAAYVTKQTGYSVTKDNLWAANGSNEILMQLFQAFGGPGRKALGFSPSYSMHPILATGAYTEFIDCPRDEHFDIDMRAAHDAIVEHKPHIIFITTPNNPTGNSTSLEDIEHIVQLAPGIVIIDEAYAEFSQQPSAVVLLKKYPHKVVVSRTMSKAFDFAGARLGYCVADPAFIEALMLVRLPYHLSAISQVSAIVALQHSDDTLATVEMLVQERERVAGQLAAMGFYVLPSQANFLFFGLFDDQAQAWQAFLEEQVLIRDVGITGFLRVTIGTPEENDAFLAAAKNVLKVANIDCARRQGE encoded by the coding sequence ATGGAACAAGAAGAATACAATGCAACTGGCTCTATTTCTGTAGCTGATTTAGCTATTCGCGATGACCTACGTGGCAAGCAAGCCTATGGTGCGCCACAACTCAATGTACGGGTGCGGCTTAATACCAACGAAAATCCATATCCACCCTCCGATGCACTCATCGAAGAATTAGCACATCGTGTAGCGCGTCAGGCTCATGAGCTTAATCGTTATCCTGATCGTGATTGCGTGGAGTTGCGCCAAGAGTTGGCGGCCTATGTGACAAAACAAACCGGATATTCTGTCACAAAAGACAATCTTTGGGCAGCAAATGGCTCCAATGAGATCTTAATGCAGCTATTTCAGGCTTTTGGCGGACCTGGCAGAAAGGCTTTGGGGTTTTCCCCAAGCTATTCTATGCACCCTATTCTTGCAACTGGTGCCTATACCGAGTTCATTGATTGCCCTCGTGATGAACATTTTGATATTGATATGCGTGCAGCCCATGATGCAATCGTTGAGCATAAGCCGCATATTATTTTCATTACAACCCCTAATAATCCCACTGGCAATAGCACCAGCTTGGAAGACATTGAGCACATTGTTCAGCTAGCGCCGGGTATTGTCATTATTGATGAGGCATATGCAGAGTTCTCACAACAACCCTCTGCAGTCGTGTTGCTGAAAAAATATCCACACAAAGTGGTGGTGTCGAGAACCATGAGTAAGGCGTTTGACTTTGCTGGGGCTCGTCTGGGATATTGCGTTGCAGACCCTGCATTTATCGAGGCGTTGATGCTTGTGCGATTGCCGTACCATCTATCGGCTATTTCGCAGGTATCAGCGATTGTAGCGCTCCAACACAGTGATGACACTCTGGCTACCGTCGAAATGCTTGTTCAAGAGCGTGAACGCGTAGCAGGACAATTAGCTGCAATGGGGTTTTATGTGCTACCTAGCCAGGCTAATTTCTTATTCTTCGGGCTTTTCGACGATCAGGCTCAGGCATGGCAGGCTTTTCTTGAGGAACAAGTGTTGATTCGGGACGTGGGAATAACTGGGTTCTTGAGAGTGACGATTGGAACTCCAGAGGAAAATGATGCTTTCTTAGCAGCTGCAAAAAATGTTCTTAAAGTGGCCAATATAGACTGTGCGCGTAGACAAGGAGAATAA
- the hisD gene encoding histidinol dehydrogenase, translating into MLNVIDLRGHNPTTSQLRRALPRGNTDINAVLSTVEPVVAAVREHGAQAALDFGEKFDGIRPEHVRVPSEIIEQALTQLDPQVRSALVESINRVRTVHREQLPTTHTTQLAPGGTVTERFIPVERVGLYVPGGQAVYPSSVIMNVIPAQEAGVESLVIASPPQAAHGGYPHPTILAACALLGITEVWAVGGSQAIALLAYGDDVEKLEPVDMITGPGNVYVTAAKRLVRSVVGIDAEAGPTEIAILADESAHPVWVAYDLISQAEHDGMAASVLITDSESLAQAVQKEIAQRYEVTLNASRVAQALQGEQSGIVLVDDRDTAIGVANAYAAEHLEIHMQDAAAVAQHIKHAGAIFVGEFSPVPLGDYSAGSNHVLPTSGSARYSSGLSTHTFLRAVNVIEYNRDALSEIAPTVVALAQAESLPAHGEAIRARFENLPTSAE; encoded by the coding sequence ATGCTCAATGTTATTGATTTGCGTGGTCACAATCCGACCACAAGCCAACTTCGGCGTGCCCTACCTCGTGGAAATACTGATATCAACGCTGTTCTTAGCACAGTGGAACCTGTGGTTGCTGCAGTACGTGAGCATGGTGCTCAGGCTGCGCTAGATTTCGGTGAAAAATTTGATGGTATTCGCCCAGAGCACGTGCGAGTGCCGAGCGAGATCATAGAGCAAGCACTAACCCAGCTTGACCCACAGGTACGCAGCGCTTTGGTAGAGTCGATTAATCGTGTTCGTACTGTACATCGTGAGCAATTGCCCACAACGCACACTACACAGCTTGCTCCTGGGGGGACGGTTACTGAGCGATTCATTCCAGTAGAACGTGTAGGTTTGTACGTTCCTGGTGGTCAAGCTGTGTATCCCTCCAGTGTGATTATGAACGTGATTCCTGCACAAGAAGCAGGGGTGGAGTCATTGGTTATTGCTTCTCCACCGCAAGCAGCGCATGGTGGTTATCCACATCCAACAATTCTTGCTGCTTGTGCGCTATTAGGTATTACTGAAGTGTGGGCAGTGGGAGGTAGTCAAGCCATTGCCCTGCTTGCCTATGGCGACGACGTCGAAAAGCTAGAGCCAGTAGATATGATTACTGGACCTGGAAATGTTTATGTTACTGCAGCAAAGCGGCTGGTTCGTTCTGTGGTAGGCATTGATGCCGAGGCAGGTCCTACAGAAATTGCTATTCTCGCTGACGAAAGTGCTCATCCTGTATGGGTTGCCTATGATCTCATTAGTCAAGCAGAACATGATGGTATGGCTGCTTCTGTGCTTATTACAGACTCGGAGTCACTTGCTCAAGCAGTGCAAAAAGAAATTGCCCAGCGCTATGAGGTTACGCTGAATGCGTCGCGGGTTGCTCAAGCATTACAAGGTGAACAGTCGGGTATTGTTCTGGTGGATGATCGTGATACCGCGATTGGCGTCGCTAATGCTTATGCGGCAGAACATCTAGAAATTCATATGCAGGATGCTGCTGCGGTAGCACAGCACATTAAGCACGCGGGAGCAATTTTTGTTGGCGAGTTTTCTCCAGTTCCACTTGGCGATTATTCTGCAGGTTCTAACCATGTGCTTCCTACTTCAGGATCGGCGCGTTATAGCTCTGGCTTATCGACGCACACCTTCTTGCGAGCTGTTAATGTCATTGAATATAACCGAGATGCGTTATCGGAAATCGCGCCAACTGTGGTGGCATTAGCGCAAGCAGAGTCATTACCTGCACATGGTGAGGCGATTCGCGCTCGATTTGAGAACCTACCCACTAGCGCTGAATAA
- a CDS encoding DUF2567 domain-containing protein, which produces MGLTTTKRSVHSYASVVLASIALFALCGVIWAVIRPSYQVTVLRDGQGQLGDETNIEFRSFFWFSLVTMIAALVLSIGVFHRIRPRSVIMMWWLALWTLIGSFVCLKVGTSVSVMLYGVSQSDISALVPGEHISYVPPFESGIAVFFLSPFVAVLSYWLGCLVYVAPDAVDMPDTAAAVEKFDSHTRADIPTPVQRKL; this is translated from the coding sequence TTGGGCTTAACAACAACAAAACGCAGTGTGCATTCCTATGCCAGTGTGGTGCTTGCAAGCATTGCTCTTTTTGCTCTATGCGGGGTTATCTGGGCTGTTATCCGCCCCAGCTATCAGGTGACTGTTCTTCGGGACGGGCAAGGACAGTTAGGCGATGAAACCAACATAGAATTTAGATCTTTTTTCTGGTTCAGTCTTGTTACTATGATTGCAGCCTTGGTACTTAGTATCGGGGTATTTCACCGCATCCGTCCACGCAGCGTCATAATGATGTGGTGGCTTGCATTATGGACGCTCATTGGTTCTTTCGTATGCTTAAAAGTGGGCACTTCAGTCAGCGTTATGCTCTACGGGGTAAGTCAAAGCGATATTAGTGCTCTTGTCCCAGGGGAGCATATATCGTATGTTCCACCTTTTGAGAGCGGAATTGCGGTTTTCTTTCTGAGCCCTTTTGTCGCGGTATTGTCCTATTGGCTTGGTTGCCTAGTATATGTTGCTCCCGACGCAGTGGATATGCCAGATACAGCTGCGGCAGTTGAAAAGTTTGATTCACATACTCGTGCAGATATTCCTACTCCTGTGCAGCGCAAATTATAA
- a CDS encoding TetR family transcriptional regulator, producing MQLSKDLIIKTSLDILHSYGLADMTMRRLARQLGVAPGALYWHFQNKQALIDATAREILKPFLANTTPVSSPASTPHRFITTCTQLRTLMLSYRDGAELIGAALADEHLRQELEQQLMLTLDFCPSALRETVAQTTVHFILGATTVEQLQQQRHDVEISMSSPSPERESHGDESFLAGISLILNGAISHSSRL from the coding sequence GTGCAGTTGAGTAAAGACCTCATCATAAAGACAAGTCTCGATATTCTTCATTCTTACGGGTTAGCTGATATGACGATGCGTCGTTTAGCCCGCCAATTAGGTGTTGCCCCAGGTGCTCTTTATTGGCATTTCCAGAATAAGCAAGCGCTTATCGACGCTACTGCCAGAGAAATACTAAAGCCTTTTCTCGCAAATACCACTCCGGTTTCCTCCCCTGCAAGTACCCCACACCGATTTATCACAACCTGCACGCAATTGCGCACCCTCATGCTTAGTTACCGTGACGGTGCAGAATTAATTGGTGCTGCGCTTGCGGACGAACATCTGCGACAAGAACTAGAACAACAACTCATGCTCACCCTAGATTTTTGCCCTAGTGCATTACGAGAAACCGTTGCGCAAACAACTGTTCATTTTATTCTTGGTGCGACTACAGTAGAACAACTCCAACAACAACGTCATGATGTAGAAATCAGCATGAGTTCGCCATCACCTGAGCGAGAGTCGCACGGCGATGAATCTTTTTTAGCAGGCATTAGCCTTATCCTCAACGGCGCTATAAGCCACTCATCTCGTCTCTAG
- the glgX gene encoding glycogen debranching protein GlgX: MSQETISDQDMNRIVYPGSAYPLGSTYDGSGTNFALFSEVAERVELCLIDRAGKEERITLEECDHHIWHCYLPGIIPGQRYGYRVHGPYDITQGLRCDPAKLLVDPYARAFDGEFDGDPSLFSYDITNPDDLQARNTQDSLGHTMLSVVVNPFFDWGADRPPRIPDNKTVIYEAHVKGMTMTHPEVPEHLRGTYAGLAHPAIIHYLQDLGVTAIELMPVHQFLHDDRLRDLGLRNYWGYNTFGFFAPHADYAASQKAGGAVSEFKSMVRTMHEAGIEVILDVVYNHTAEGNHLGPTIAFRGIDNAAYYRLVAQDKARYMDYTGTGNSLNVRHPHSLQLIMDSLRYWVTEMHVDGFRFDLAATLARELHDVDKLASFFDLVQQDPIVSQVKLIAEPWDVGEGGYQVGNFPALWTEWNGKYRDTVRDFWRGEPATLGEFASRLTGSSDLYAHNGRRPTASINFVTAHDGFTLTDLVSYNDKHNDANGEENRDGESYNRSWNCGVEGHTDDPNVRALRARQRRNFLTTLLLSQGTPMIAHGDEIGRSQNGNNNVYCQDNELSWIDWSLAEENAALLEFTKRLIKIRHNHPVFRRRRFLAGGPLGHHEANERDIAWLVPSGKLMTQDDWDFAFGKSLMVYLNGNAIVEPDERGRTIVDDSFLLMFNAHHDDIVFSTPDEQFGQQWKLIVDTTEPIGYPKEPLIIPAQGTITVPSRSTMLLRLEAPVQQPPAHDDYAPAPAQRY, encoded by the coding sequence ATGAGCCAAGAAACTATAAGTGACCAGGATATGAATCGAATTGTCTACCCTGGATCGGCATATCCTTTAGGGTCTACTTATGATGGATCAGGCACTAATTTCGCCCTCTTTTCCGAAGTGGCAGAGCGCGTAGAGTTATGTCTCATCGATCGGGCTGGTAAGGAAGAAAGAATTACGCTCGAAGAATGTGACCATCATATTTGGCATTGCTATCTTCCCGGCATTATTCCGGGTCAGCGCTATGGGTACCGAGTACACGGGCCATATGACATCACGCAAGGGCTTCGCTGTGATCCGGCAAAATTATTAGTTGATCCTTATGCACGCGCTTTCGACGGTGAATTTGATGGCGACCCTTCACTTTTTAGCTACGACATCACCAATCCTGATGATCTCCAGGCGCGCAACACTCAAGACAGTTTAGGGCATACCATGCTCTCTGTTGTGGTCAATCCGTTTTTTGATTGGGGTGCAGATCGACCGCCACGGATTCCAGATAATAAAACCGTTATTTATGAAGCCCATGTCAAAGGCATGACAATGACACATCCAGAAGTGCCAGAACACTTACGTGGTACGTATGCTGGTTTAGCCCACCCGGCAATCATTCATTATCTGCAAGACCTAGGTGTTACGGCAATTGAGCTTATGCCGGTACATCAGTTCTTGCATGATGATCGACTCCGTGATCTTGGATTGCGTAACTATTGGGGCTATAACACCTTTGGTTTTTTCGCACCTCACGCTGATTATGCTGCCAGCCAGAAAGCAGGCGGTGCTGTAAGCGAGTTCAAGAGTATGGTGCGTACCATGCATGAAGCAGGCATTGAGGTCATTCTCGATGTGGTCTACAACCACACTGCAGAAGGTAATCATCTCGGTCCCACCATTGCTTTCCGCGGAATTGATAATGCAGCGTATTATCGCTTGGTAGCACAAGACAAAGCGCGTTATATGGACTACACCGGTACCGGTAATTCCTTGAATGTGCGCCATCCCCATTCTTTGCAATTAATCATGGATTCCTTGCGTTATTGGGTCACAGAGATGCACGTCGACGGTTTCCGGTTTGATTTAGCTGCAACTCTGGCACGTGAACTGCATGACGTCGATAAGCTCGCCTCTTTTTTTGATCTAGTGCAGCAAGATCCTATTGTTTCGCAGGTCAAGCTGATTGCTGAGCCTTGGGATGTAGGGGAAGGCGGATACCAAGTCGGCAATTTCCCTGCTCTGTGGACAGAATGGAATGGAAAATACCGTGACACTGTCCGAGATTTTTGGCGAGGTGAACCAGCTACCTTGGGTGAATTTGCTTCGCGTCTTACTGGTTCTTCTGATCTCTATGCCCATAACGGTAGGCGACCGACAGCATCCATCAATTTTGTTACGGCGCACGATGGTTTCACGCTCACTGACTTGGTCAGTTATAACGACAAACACAATGATGCCAATGGGGAGGAAAACCGAGATGGCGAAAGCTATAATCGCTCCTGGAATTGCGGTGTCGAAGGCCATACTGATGATCCAAACGTGCGGGCACTGCGAGCACGCCAACGCCGTAATTTCTTGACCACTCTCCTACTCAGTCAAGGCACACCGATGATTGCTCATGGGGACGAAATTGGTCGTAGCCAAAACGGTAATAACAATGTCTACTGCCAAGATAATGAGCTATCGTGGATTGACTGGTCGCTAGCCGAAGAAAACGCAGCGCTGCTTGAATTTACGAAGCGGCTCATTAAAATTCGGCATAACCATCCAGTTTTCCGCAGACGACGGTTCTTAGCCGGAGGTCCATTGGGGCACCATGAGGCCAATGAGCGAGATATTGCTTGGCTGGTCCCTTCTGGAAAATTGATGACCCAAGATGATTGGGATTTTGCTTTTGGTAAATCGCTCATGGTCTATCTCAATGGCAATGCCATAGTTGAACCAGATGAGCGTGGACGCACCATTGTGGATGATTCTTTCTTACTCATGTTCAATGCACACCATGATGACATTGTGTTTAGTACCCCAGATGAGCAATTCGGGCAACAATGGAAACTCATTGTTGATACTACCGAACCAATCGGCTACCCCAAGGAACCACTTATTATTCCAGCTCAAGGCACTATTACTGTTCCAAGTAGATCAACAATGCTGTTGAGATTAGAAGCACCAGTTCAGCAACCACCTGCCCACGATGATTACGCACCTGCCCCAGCACAACGCTACTAG
- a CDS encoding exonuclease domain-containing protein produces MTAHIRAHGVELEITLQHLIMRPTVLLAALGQEARSLDIAEITTVELSEQATAFQHGTVRIHSAQGTITELTFSPGTAQRQQRFLDLLQQAQMGSLPDEHPDPEPEPQEEPQREEEHELNFAALDVETANSDWGSICQIGVAIVRAGVVVDKRSWLCQPPASLSYFDPMNTAIHHITAETVVDEPPFAQVLGEVVEYIGDLIVIAHNAQFDMTALRRAAQAAGAPIPTLAFGCSLTLSRAAHLGVENHKLPTLAQFFQIDFHDHHDACADALACAEIVLGIAQKAHYEGSIRGLYEHFHFNLGSLNADRVYPVLKQPSAYITDDATSNAHSADDSTAGSRVGKEKHENNSRHNRNKWEKAATPEIIPQPNEHADPQAPLFGQCITLTGDFSPFDKAVLWEKIAYQGGIIAKNVTKKTTLLAIGAWESITTKQKRAEELIGKGQDITMWTSRELFDALGLDPTQIEEEQPPF; encoded by the coding sequence ATGACAGCACATATACGCGCACACGGTGTAGAACTAGAGATAACGCTACAGCACCTTATCATGCGCCCAACAGTTCTGCTTGCAGCACTAGGACAAGAAGCACGCAGCCTAGATATTGCCGAAATTACGACAGTAGAACTGAGCGAACAAGCAACTGCTTTTCAGCATGGCACAGTGCGTATCCATTCTGCTCAAGGCACCATAACTGAACTTACTTTTTCTCCCGGTACCGCACAAAGGCAACAGCGCTTTCTCGACCTGCTGCAACAAGCACAAATGGGTTCTCTCCCTGATGAGCACCCAGATCCTGAGCCAGAGCCGCAAGAAGAACCACAACGAGAAGAAGAGCATGAACTTAATTTTGCTGCTCTCGATGTAGAGACTGCTAATAGCGATTGGGGTTCTATCTGCCAGATCGGAGTAGCAATTGTACGTGCTGGGGTGGTCGTCGACAAGCGATCATGGCTGTGCCAACCCCCAGCAAGTCTTTCTTATTTTGATCCCATGAATACCGCGATTCATCATATTACTGCTGAGACTGTAGTTGATGAACCACCATTTGCCCAAGTACTAGGCGAAGTTGTGGAGTATATTGGCGATCTCATAGTTATAGCGCATAATGCTCAATTCGACATGACAGCATTACGACGAGCTGCCCAGGCTGCAGGTGCACCCATTCCTACCTTAGCTTTTGGGTGTTCCCTCACTCTGTCGCGAGCAGCACACCTTGGAGTGGAAAATCACAAGCTCCCTACTCTGGCACAGTTTTTCCAGATCGATTTCCATGATCACCATGATGCCTGTGCAGACGCGCTCGCTTGTGCTGAAATTGTTTTGGGGATTGCGCAAAAAGCACACTATGAGGGTTCTATTCGGGGACTATATGAGCATTTTCATTTTAATCTTGGTTCCCTCAATGCGGATCGTGTGTACCCGGTGCTCAAACAACCAAGCGCCTATATCACTGACGACGCAACGAGCAACGCTCATTCAGCTGATGACTCTACGGCAGGATCTAGGGTCGGAAAAGAAAAGCACGAAAATAATTCTCGCCACAATCGTAATAAATGGGAAAAAGCAGCAACACCAGAAATCATCCCGCAACCTAATGAACATGCCGATCCACAAGCACCTTTATTTGGACAATGTATTACACTCACTGGAGATTTCTCGCCTTTCGATAAAGCAGTGCTGTGGGAAAAAATCGCTTACCAAGGTGGAATCATTGCCAAGAATGTAACAAAGAAAACCACGTTACTTGCTATCGGAGCATGGGAATCCATCACCACTAAGCAAAAACGTGCCGAAGAACTTATCGGGAAAGGACAAGACATTACCATGTGGACCTCTCGAGAGCTTTTCGACGCTCTGGGGCTCGACCCCACTCAGATAGAAGAAGAACAACCACCATTCTAA
- a CDS encoding GTP pyrophosphokinase family protein encodes MPQAQLQRLHSFYQKFVNAHPDAPDDLVDTIEDVLSDAGLTFDRVSGRLKEWQSLKAKAKKRTASGELMYPQPWNDIHDLIGIRITTFHSTDIPQIVEVLKDTFIVHRSVDKAAQTRIAGGFGYGSHHLILEVDHASQELSSYAGHQFEVQIRTVLQHAWAEFEHDIRYKRNQQELDPRIDRAFTLAAGLIELADQQFDQIAAIKQPETPQDNDLELSPQTLPGILAMIVGTRFPQSRMQDYRFLDELLTAHDITSVASLRSLLNDQDIEAVSSAFKYRFQPGQIRIIDDLLLYRYREDHIKKTEKIGKRALHRPAKLKHRLEMLTSAT; translated from the coding sequence GTGCCACAAGCTCAGCTGCAGCGATTGCATAGCTTTTATCAAAAGTTCGTCAATGCACATCCTGATGCACCTGACGATCTTGTCGATACTATCGAAGATGTGCTGTCCGACGCAGGTTTAACCTTCGATAGAGTCAGTGGACGGCTCAAAGAATGGCAGTCGCTCAAAGCAAAAGCAAAAAAGCGCACTGCCAGTGGCGAACTTATGTACCCACAGCCATGGAATGATATTCATGACCTGATTGGCATACGCATCACCACTTTTCATTCCACAGATATTCCCCAAATTGTTGAGGTACTCAAAGATACGTTTATCGTGCACCGTTCCGTCGATAAAGCTGCGCAAACACGTATTGCTGGTGGGTTTGGGTATGGCTCACACCATCTTATTCTTGAAGTAGATCATGCGTCTCAAGAACTAAGCAGCTACGCAGGGCACCAATTCGAGGTGCAAATTCGTACTGTACTTCAGCATGCCTGGGCAGAGTTTGAGCATGATATTCGTTATAAGCGTAATCAACAAGAATTGGATCCACGGATTGATCGTGCGTTTACTCTTGCAGCAGGACTTATTGAGCTGGCGGATCAGCAATTTGATCAGATTGCAGCAATTAAGCAACCAGAAACACCACAAGACAATGACCTTGAGCTAAGCCCGCAAACTTTACCGGGTATTCTTGCGATGATCGTCGGTACGCGTTTTCCTCAATCACGTATGCAAGATTATCGTTTCCTCGATGAATTACTCACCGCACACGATATAACAAGTGTGGCTAGCTTGCGTTCCTTACTTAATGACCAGGATATTGAAGCAGTATCAAGTGCTTTTAAGTATCGGTTTCAACCTGGTCAAATAAGAATTATTGATGACTTATTGCTCTATCGCTATCGCGAAGATCATATTAAGAAAACAGAAAAAATTGGCAAGCGAGCCCTACATCGTCCAGCAAAACTCAAGCATAGATTAGAAATGCTCACGTCTGCCACGTAA
- a CDS encoding RNA-binding S4 domain-containing protein gives MEDTLPTNPVRIDAWVWAVRLVKTRSQAIQACKAGHIKLAGKAVKASQSITPGDRVRVWVDHREYDVEVVHTIKKRVGAQIARSCYVDHSPPPVPREIIMSMPRRDRGAGRPTKKERREIDRLRGRREHF, from the coding sequence ATGGAGGATACTTTACCCACTAACCCAGTGCGTATTGATGCCTGGGTGTGGGCAGTTCGCTTGGTAAAGACTCGCTCTCAAGCAATACAGGCGTGTAAAGCAGGGCACATCAAGTTAGCTGGTAAGGCGGTCAAGGCTTCGCAATCCATTACTCCTGGTGATCGTGTAAGAGTATGGGTGGATCATCGTGAATATGATGTGGAAGTAGTGCATACTATCAAAAAACGAGTAGGGGCACAGATTGCGCGAAGTTGTTATGTGGATCATTCGCCACCGCCTGTGCCACGAGAGATCATTATGTCTATGCCTAGAAGAGATCGTGGAGCAGGTCGCCCTACGAAAAAAGAACGACGCGAAATCGATCGATTACGTGGCAGACGTGAGCATTTCTAA
- a CDS encoding YigZ family protein, giving the protein MVTPRHYDRPVPGEYHSETEIKRSKFLCFISAAPDEQGAREFIAQIKRRYPDARHHCSAFIVDGSNTHPTQRSNDDGEPAGTAGNPMLDVLNGSGLRDIVAVTVRYFGGIKLGTGGLIHAYSHSVSSCLTQVRTCRRSVRELYQVSISYEQAGRVEAYLRDRDFSVIASEYNTGVDLTLAVVPGTYDDLANTLANLTSGTATIRQRGESWIDEKG; this is encoded by the coding sequence ATGGTGACACCAAGGCATTATGATCGACCTGTACCTGGTGAATACCATAGCGAGACAGAAATAAAACGCTCTAAATTTCTCTGTTTCATCTCAGCGGCTCCTGATGAACAAGGCGCAAGAGAGTTCATAGCCCAGATTAAACGACGATATCCCGATGCTAGGCATCATTGCAGTGCTTTTATCGTAGATGGTAGTAATACTCATCCAACTCAGCGCTCTAATGATGATGGTGAGCCAGCAGGAACTGCTGGTAATCCTATGCTTGACGTCCTAAACGGTAGTGGACTACGTGATATTGTCGCAGTGACTGTTCGTTATTTCGGAGGGATAAAATTAGGCACTGGTGGGCTAATCCACGCCTATTCCCACAGTGTTTCTTCTTGTTTAACTCAGGTGAGAACTTGTCGTCGTAGTGTACGAGAGCTCTACCAGGTAAGTATTTCTTATGAACAAGCCGGTAGAGTAGAAGCATATTTGCGTGACCGTGATTTTAGCGTCATAGCTAGTGAATACAATACTGGGGTAGACTTAACCCTTGCGGTGGTTCCTGGTACTTATGATGATTTAGCTAATACTTTGGCTAATTTAACCTCAGGAACAGCTACAATAAGACAACGTGGTGAGAGCTGGATAGACGAGAAGGGATAA
- the ilvA gene encoding threonine ammonia-lyase IlvA, which translates to MGSSAETDKETIHNVGSGEKDNNNNNGVRAADIQVAQARISAFIAPTPLQYCPRLSQLTGAQVYLKREDLQDVRSYKIRGAVNAISQLSNKQREMGIVAASAGNHAQGVAFACRSLGIHGRIYVPAATPKQKRDRIIVHGGEYVELIVTGANFDEAAQAARADAARTGATMVEPFDNRDTIIGQGTVAAEILSQLTALGKSLDSIVIPVGGGGLIAGNLSYLADMAPRTAVIGVEPAGAASMTAALTAGQPVTLETVDSFIDGAAVKRIGDLNYDILEKNQGRLHPLKVSEGAVCTEMIHLYQNEGIIAEPAGALSVAGLMEMKFSPNDVVVCIISGGNNDILRYSEVMERSLVHRGLKHYFLVNFPQEPGQLRAFLSDILGEDDDITLFEYLKRNNRETGTALVGIEMGNAANLTGLLERIVDSGIDCRRLEPDSAEYGYLVRI; encoded by the coding sequence ATGGGTAGTTCTGCGGAAACAGACAAAGAAACAATACATAACGTAGGGTCTGGCGAAAAAGACAACAATAACAACAATGGAGTACGTGCTGCTGATATTCAGGTAGCTCAAGCACGAATTTCGGCGTTTATTGCGCCAACACCATTGCAGTATTGTCCGCGGCTGTCACAACTGACTGGGGCTCAGGTGTATCTCAAGCGCGAGGATCTTCAAGATGTGCGTTCCTATAAGATTCGTGGTGCGGTCAATGCGATCTCACAGCTGAGCAATAAACAACGCGAAATGGGTATTGTGGCTGCTTCTGCTGGCAATCACGCACAAGGAGTGGCTTTTGCCTGCCGGTCTTTAGGCATCCATGGGCGCATTTATGTACCAGCAGCAACGCCTAAACAAAAGCGTGATCGCATTATTGTTCATGGTGGCGAGTATGTGGAACTTATTGTTACCGGTGCTAATTTTGACGAGGCTGCTCAAGCAGCGCGTGCCGACGCAGCTCGGACAGGCGCTACAATGGTTGAACCTTTTGATAATCGAGACACCATTATCGGGCAAGGAACAGTGGCTGCTGAGATATTGTCACAGCTTACTGCGCTAGGAAAATCACTTGATAGTATTGTGATTCCCGTCGGCGGTGGAGGATTGATCGCGGGTAATCTCAGTTATTTAGCAGATATGGCTCCTCGTACCGCGGTGATTGGTGTGGAACCTGCAGGTGCAGCATCCATGACTGCTGCCTTAACCGCAGGTCAGCCAGTTACTCTTGAAACAGTTGACTCTTTTATAGATGGTGCAGCGGTAAAGCGTATTGGGGATCTTAACTATGACATTCTAGAAAAGAACCAGGGACGTTTGCACCCGCTCAAAGTCAGCGAAGGCGCAGTATGTACTGAGATGATTCATCTTTATCAAAATGAAGGTATTATTGCTGAGCCGGCTGGTGCATTATCTGTGGCGGGCTTAATGGAGATGAAGTTTTCCCCTAATGACGTGGTGGTATGTATTATCTCCGGTGGAAATAACGATATTTTGCGTTATTCCGAGGTGATGGAACGCAGTCTTGTGCATCGTGGATTAAAGCATTATTTTTTGGTCAATTTCCCGCAAGAACCCGGGCAATTGCGTGCATTTTTGAGTGATATTCTCGGTGAAGACGATGACATCACCCTCTTCGAGTACCTCAAGAGAAATAATCGCGAAACTGGTACTGCTTTGGTGGGAATTGAAATGGGCAATGCGGCTAATTTGACTGGTTTATTAGAACGTATTGTTGATTCTGGTATTGATTGTCGCAGGTTAGAGCCAGATTCTGCAGAATATGGTTATCTTGTAAGGATTTAA